One window of Labilithrix sp. genomic DNA carries:
- a CDS encoding response regulator, producing the protein MIDETALLCGVEVLLLEPYDDLREAVARWLTADGATVRTAPTASEGLAAVYRDPPDIVVTELLVLAGGASIVSALRRADERLPVLLTTSQSHRDVPPLLHAEICAYLQKPFDLPTLTRLVAGLSRRPR; encoded by the coding sequence GTGATCGACGAGACCGCTCTCCTCTGCGGCGTCGAGGTCCTCCTCCTCGAGCCGTACGACGACCTCCGCGAGGCCGTCGCGAGGTGGCTCACGGCGGACGGCGCGACGGTGAGGACCGCGCCGACCGCGTCGGAGGGGCTCGCCGCGGTCTACCGCGATCCGCCCGACATCGTCGTCACGGAGCTCCTCGTCCTCGCCGGCGGGGCGAGCATCGTGTCCGCGCTCCGCCGCGCCGACGAGCGCTTGCCGGTCCTCCTCACGACCTCGCAATCGCACCGCGACGTGCCGCCTCTCTTGCACGCGGAGATCTGCGCGTACCTCCAGAAGCCGTTCGACCTGCCGACGCTCACGCGCCTCGTCGCCGGGCTCTCTCGCCGGCCCCGCTGA